A DNA window from Motilibacter rhizosphaerae contains the following coding sequences:
- a CDS encoding proline--tRNA ligase: MLRMSTLFLRTLRDDPADAEVVSHRLLVRAGYVRRAAPGIYTWLPLGWQVLRNVERVVREEMDRAGAQEVHFPALLPREPYEATGRWTEYGDNLFRLQDRRGGDYLLGPTHEEMFTLLVKDLYSSYKDLPLSLYQIQNKYRDEARPRAGILRGREFVMKDSYSFDVDDAGLQASYDAHRVAYQRIFDRLGLDYVIVSAVSGAMGGSASEEFLAPTGSGEDTFVRCTSCDYAANTEAVRVPVPDALDPAATGPAHVEDTPGTPTIASLVELLQERFPRTGRAWTAADTLKNVVVMLVAPDGTRTPLVVGVPGDREVDLKRLEANVAPAEVEAFTEDDFTRHPALVRGYIGPRALGEESASGIRYLVDPRVVTGTAWVTGADEPGKHVIDLVAGRDFTPDGTVEAAEVREGDPCPVDGAPLTIARGIEIGHIFQLGRKYADALELKVLDQNGKQVVVTMGSYGVGVSRAVAAIAEQRADGIGLVWPREIAPAEVHIVATGKDDAVFSAAEELARELESRGLRTLLDDRRGVSPGVKFKDAELLGMPWIVVVGKGLADGVLEVRERATGEKHEVAVEGAAQAVLGLLAG; encoded by the coding sequence ATGCTGCGGATGTCGACGCTGTTCCTGCGGACGCTGCGGGACGACCCGGCCGACGCGGAGGTCGTGAGCCACCGGCTCCTCGTCCGGGCGGGCTACGTGCGCCGCGCGGCTCCCGGCATCTACACCTGGCTGCCGCTGGGCTGGCAGGTGCTCCGCAACGTCGAGCGCGTCGTGCGCGAGGAGATGGACCGCGCGGGCGCGCAGGAGGTGCACTTCCCGGCGCTGCTGCCGCGCGAGCCCTACGAGGCCACAGGGCGCTGGACGGAGTACGGCGACAACCTCTTCCGCCTGCAGGACCGCCGCGGCGGCGACTACCTGCTGGGCCCGACGCACGAGGAGATGTTCACGCTCCTCGTCAAGGACCTCTACTCCTCCTACAAGGACCTGCCGCTCTCGCTCTACCAGATCCAGAACAAGTACCGCGACGAGGCGCGTCCCCGCGCGGGCATCCTGCGCGGGCGCGAGTTCGTCATGAAGGACAGCTACTCCTTCGACGTCGACGACGCGGGCCTGCAGGCGTCCTACGACGCCCACCGGGTCGCCTACCAGCGCATCTTCGACCGCCTCGGCCTCGACTACGTCATCGTCTCCGCTGTGTCGGGCGCCATGGGCGGGTCGGCGTCCGAGGAGTTCCTCGCACCGACCGGCAGCGGCGAGGACACCTTCGTGCGCTGCACGTCCTGCGACTACGCCGCCAACACCGAGGCGGTGCGCGTGCCCGTGCCGGACGCCCTCGACCCGGCAGCGACGGGGCCCGCGCACGTCGAGGACACGCCCGGCACGCCCACCATCGCGAGCCTCGTCGAGCTGCTGCAGGAGCGCTTCCCGCGCACCGGCCGGGCGTGGACGGCGGCCGACACGCTCAAGAACGTCGTCGTCATGCTCGTCGCGCCCGACGGCACGCGCACCCCGCTCGTCGTCGGGGTCCCCGGCGACCGCGAGGTCGACCTCAAGCGGCTCGAGGCCAACGTCGCGCCGGCCGAGGTCGAGGCCTTCACCGAGGACGACTTCACCAGGCACCCCGCGCTCGTCCGCGGCTACATCGGCCCGCGGGCGCTGGGCGAGGAGAGCGCGAGCGGCATCCGCTACCTCGTCGACCCGCGCGTCGTCACCGGCACCGCCTGGGTGACGGGGGCGGACGAGCCCGGCAAGCACGTCATCGACCTCGTCGCCGGGCGCGACTTCACCCCGGACGGCACGGTCGAGGCGGCCGAGGTGCGCGAGGGCGACCCGTGCCCGGTCGACGGCGCGCCGCTGACGATCGCGCGCGGCATCGAGATCGGCCACATCTTCCAGCTGGGCCGCAAGTACGCCGATGCCCTCGAGCTCAAGGTGCTCGACCAGAACGGCAAGCAGGTCGTCGTCACCATGGGCTCCTACGGCGTCGGCGTCTCGCGGGCGGTGGCCGCGATCGCCGAGCAGCGGGCCGACGGCATCGGACTGGTGTGGCCGCGCGAGATCGCGCCCGCCGAGGTCCACATCGTCGCCACCGGCAAGGACGACGCGGTCTTCTCCGCCGCCGAGGAGCTCGCCCGCGAGCTCGAGTCCCGCGGCCTGCGCACGCTGCTCGACGACCGCCGGGGCGTCTCGCCCGGGGTGAAGTTCAAGGACGCCGAGCTGCTCGGCATGCCGTGGATCGTCGTCGTCGGCAAGGGGCTCGCGGACGGCGTGCTCGAGGTCCGCGAGCGCGCGACGGGCGAGAAGCACGAGGTCGCCGTCGAGGGGGCGGCCCAGGCGGTGCTCGGCCTCCTCGCGGGCTGA
- a CDS encoding sigma-70 family RNA polymerase sigma factor: MAPAPAPAAGPDQLEALLRDGYDAHGGELYGFALRRTGDHHAAEEAVQETFVRAWRAADRFDPGIATLRAWLFAILRNVLVDASRAASVRPRLALGDEPERAGPADELDRVLDTWMVEDALRRLRPDHRRILVEVHLRGRSYAEVAGELAIPEGTARSRTFYALKALRLALEEMGWTG; the protein is encoded by the coding sequence CTGGCCCCTGCGCCGGCTCCTGCTGCCGGCCCGGACCAGCTCGAGGCGCTGCTGCGCGACGGCTACGACGCCCACGGCGGGGAGCTGTACGGCTTCGCGCTGCGCCGCACGGGCGACCACCACGCCGCCGAGGAGGCGGTGCAGGAGACCTTCGTCCGGGCCTGGAGGGCGGCCGACCGGTTCGACCCGGGGATCGCGACCCTGCGGGCCTGGCTCTTCGCGATCCTGCGCAACGTGCTCGTCGACGCGTCCCGGGCGGCGAGCGTGCGGCCCCGGCTGGCCCTGGGCGACGAACCGGAACGGGCCGGGCCGGCGGACGAGCTCGACCGGGTGCTCGACACCTGGATGGTCGAGGACGCGCTGCGCCGGCTGCGGCCGGACCACCGGCGGATCCTCGTCGAGGTCCACCTGCGCGGCAGGTCGTACGCCGAGGTCGCGGGCGAGCTCGCCATCCCGGAGGGGACGGCGCGCAGCCGCACGTTCTACGCGCTCAAGGCGCTGCGCCTGG